A genomic region of Sphingobium sp. HWE2-09 contains the following coding sequences:
- a CDS encoding helix-turn-helix transcriptional regulator, with protein sequence MGERAKQGDQWADLFLSAALEPEKWGDALQAMAQATGSGHGQLIGFGPGASGFNWISDIDTSIVPIGAAIDQASPDLNFRVAADGLPDRPAIVHEAHYDMTRQTLRSGDYLDMCSDFDIFDGCQTRLIAANDQMVGLAVLRNRKDGRTSQQDRDMFAHIAGHARAAVRLQQAIEQQGFALLSGTFEAMDRACWLLDATGRVGGMTPRAEALLSSSRIHVRDGWLASERADETRAIGRAMRCVIEPPGRAADPVALADEAGGVAIMLEFHPLPVRPWALPFAPRAIVIAKVGEPTDRHVQLLTRTFRLTRAEADIAIRLAAGQSRKAIAEARGVSVETLKVQLRSIYDKTGCSRESQLVRIVGLISH encoded by the coding sequence ATGGGGGAACGCGCCAAGCAAGGGGACCAATGGGCGGACCTTTTCCTGTCCGCCGCGCTGGAGCCTGAAAAATGGGGTGATGCGCTGCAGGCGATGGCGCAGGCTACCGGGTCCGGCCATGGGCAGCTGATCGGCTTCGGACCGGGGGCGTCCGGCTTCAACTGGATCAGCGATATCGACACCAGCATCGTGCCCATCGGCGCGGCCATCGACCAGGCCTCGCCCGACCTTAATTTCCGGGTCGCGGCGGATGGGTTGCCCGATCGCCCGGCGATCGTCCACGAAGCCCATTATGACATGACGCGCCAGACGCTGCGGTCCGGCGACTATCTCGACATGTGTTCGGACTTCGACATTTTCGACGGGTGCCAGACGCGCCTGATCGCGGCGAACGACCAGATGGTCGGACTGGCCGTGCTGCGCAATCGCAAGGATGGGCGGACCAGCCAGCAGGATCGCGACATGTTCGCCCATATTGCGGGCCATGCGCGCGCCGCCGTCCGCCTGCAACAGGCGATCGAGCAGCAGGGTTTCGCGCTGCTGTCCGGCACGTTCGAGGCGATGGACCGCGCCTGCTGGCTGCTCGATGCGACCGGCCGGGTGGGGGGCATGACGCCGCGCGCGGAGGCGCTGCTGTCGTCCAGCCGCATCCACGTGCGTGACGGGTGGCTGGCGAGCGAGCGGGCGGACGAAACCCGCGCCATCGGCCGGGCGATGCGCTGCGTGATCGAACCGCCCGGCCGCGCCGCCGATCCGGTCGCGCTGGCGGATGAGGCAGGCGGCGTCGCGATCATGCTGGAATTCCATCCGTTGCCGGTGCGGCCCTGGGCCTTGCCCTTCGCGCCGCGGGCAATCGTGATCGCCAAGGTGGGCGAGCCGACCGATCGCCATGTGCAGTTGCTGACGCGCACCTTCCGCCTGACCCGCGCCGAAGCGGACATCGCCATCCGTCTGGCCGCCGGGCAGTCGCGCAAGGCCATCGCCGAGGCGCGCGGCGTGTCGGTGGAGACGCTCAAGGTCCAGTTGCGCAGCATTTATGACAAGACCGGATGCAGCCGGGAATCGCAGCTGGTGCGCATCGTCGGCCTGATCAGTCACTGA
- a CDS encoding class I SAM-dependent methyltransferase, with the protein MASIPSKDKTRVGAAKSASFLSQWGMFFRQFIKHPGMIGSVIPSSATLVDRILDQVDWRNTRLFVEYGPGVGTFTRSILDRLPADATLLAIDLNLDFVAYLEAEIDDSRLRVVHGSAADVRRFIKEAGHYQADYILSGIPFSTLPDGVGAVICAETRAALRPGGAFLIYQYSRYVLRLLNPLFGDVSDTLEWRNIPPCRVIRAVKQAALAQAA; encoded by the coding sequence ATGGCCTCTATTCCATCGAAGGACAAGACCAGGGTCGGCGCGGCAAAGTCCGCATCCTTTTTGAGCCAATGGGGCATGTTCTTTCGCCAGTTTATCAAGCATCCCGGCATGATCGGGTCTGTCATCCCGTCCTCTGCCACATTGGTGGATCGCATCCTGGACCAGGTCGATTGGCGTAATACGCGGCTGTTCGTGGAATATGGTCCAGGTGTCGGCACCTTTACCCGGTCCATCCTCGACCGTTTGCCGGCCGACGCGACCTTGTTGGCGATCGACCTCAATTTGGACTTCGTCGCTTATCTGGAGGCGGAAATCGATGATTCGCGGTTGCGCGTCGTCCATGGGTCCGCTGCCGATGTCCGCCGCTTCATCAAGGAAGCAGGTCATTATCAGGCGGATTATATCCTGTCGGGCATCCCCTTCTCCACCCTGCCCGACGGTGTCGGCGCGGTGATCTGCGCCGAGACGCGGGCGGCGTTGCGGCCGGGCGGCGCGTTTTTGATCTATCAATATTCGCGCTATGTGCTGCGCCTGCTGAACCCACTGTTCGGCGATGTCAGCGATACGCTGGAATGGCGCAACATCCCGCCCTGCCGGGTGATTCGCGCGGTGAAGCAGGCCGCATTGGCGCAGGCGGCCTGA